The following coding sequences are from one Tepidamorphus gemmatus window:
- a CDS encoding CHASE domain-containing protein, translated as MFSARIFTAVIVALTLAAAVFVHISWQRSQAEAFLADSKVALANVEMVVDRASLIVRAVQALFAETPDVTQAQFERFVPIIGRVAGVRGVAYYRLVNAAERESFEAGLADQRLSPLGIWELDAQRQPRRAGVRDRYLPVATSYVFSAGRLPHGFDILSDPERSDGALAAISNGFGSSTDLVRFVSAPDEQEVRGIILYRPVLSRTGEVIGLASGSIEIERLLQSAMRSSARVDAIDLKVGKAEPTPNPSDDPRIVEQSAFSVTYETRQSGRPWYITISGSPPLAETIRGYGVVGLVLLAGFGAAAAIHGYGKAARRGRQVRAAQRKLRRTLDGLEPLVWMITADGDVVEVNRAASTACGLAPEEVVGSPIWELPIWKAGSGERTSLQAAVIAAAAGADRRLDIAGIERDGIEPVYDVSIRPIAEESGPPAHLAVSALDVTERVQASATLRLIMRELDHRMKNTLQVIQGIIRRTARAHGSVDSFEQALLGRIGTMARAHGLLAEERWMGADLRSVILQELESFDESQSARVSGPPLRIHPRGALAFSMAVHELGTNATKYGALSVPQGRVAIDWALEGQDQDRTLIFTWRESNGPRVQEPTQRGFGSLLLERSLAYDLDGQTEMQFHPEGVVCRITLPWDRVKPAIAAPGSTLAVGVIH; from the coding sequence TTGTTCAGCGCACGCATATTCACGGCCGTCATCGTTGCCCTCACTCTCGCGGCGGCAGTGTTCGTCCATATCTCCTGGCAGCGCAGCCAGGCGGAAGCCTTCCTGGCCGACAGCAAGGTCGCATTGGCCAATGTCGAGATGGTCGTCGACCGCGCAAGCCTGATCGTTCGTGCGGTCCAGGCGCTCTTCGCAGAGACTCCGGATGTCACCCAAGCCCAGTTCGAGCGGTTCGTGCCCATTATCGGTCGTGTCGCCGGCGTGCGGGGCGTGGCCTACTATCGGCTTGTCAACGCCGCCGAGCGCGAATCGTTCGAAGCGGGTCTGGCGGACCAGCGTCTGAGCCCGCTGGGCATCTGGGAATTGGATGCGCAGCGCCAGCCGCGTCGCGCCGGTGTGCGCGACCGCTACCTGCCGGTCGCGACCAGCTACGTGTTCTCCGCCGGCCGGCTTCCGCACGGTTTCGACATCCTGTCGGATCCGGAGAGATCCGACGGCGCGCTGGCGGCCATCTCCAACGGCTTCGGATCCTCCACCGACCTGGTGCGGTTCGTCTCGGCGCCCGACGAGCAGGAGGTTCGCGGCATCATCCTGTATCGCCCGGTTCTGTCCCGTACCGGCGAGGTCATCGGCCTGGCTAGCGGCAGCATCGAGATCGAGCGGCTCCTGCAGAGCGCGATGCGGTCCAGTGCACGTGTCGATGCGATCGACCTGAAGGTCGGCAAGGCGGAACCGACGCCCAATCCATCCGACGACCCCCGGATCGTGGAGCAGTCGGCCTTTTCGGTGACGTATGAGACCCGGCAATCCGGCCGGCCCTGGTACATCACGATCAGCGGGTCGCCACCGCTTGCCGAGACGATCCGGGGCTATGGTGTCGTGGGACTCGTCCTGCTGGCCGGCTTCGGCGCGGCCGCTGCCATTCATGGCTACGGCAAGGCCGCCCGTCGCGGACGACAGGTCCGCGCCGCGCAACGAAAGCTGCGGCGCACGCTCGACGGGCTCGAGCCGCTGGTCTGGATGATCACGGCCGATGGTGATGTCGTCGAGGTCAACCGCGCCGCCTCGACGGCATGTGGTCTGGCGCCCGAGGAGGTCGTCGGGTCGCCGATCTGGGAGCTGCCGATCTGGAAGGCGGGATCCGGCGAGCGCACGTCTCTGCAGGCCGCCGTCATCGCGGCGGCCGCGGGAGCCGACCGGCGGCTGGATATCGCCGGCATCGAACGGGACGGCATCGAGCCTGTCTATGACGTGTCGATTCGTCCGATCGCGGAGGAATCCGGTCCCCCCGCGCATCTCGCGGTCTCGGCGCTCGACGTGACGGAGCGGGTGCAGGCGTCGGCGACGCTGCGGCTGATCATGCGCGAGCTCGACCATCGGATGAAGAACACCCTGCAGGTGATCCAGGGCATCATCCGCCGCACCGCTCGCGCACACGGGAGCGTCGACAGTTTCGAGCAGGCGCTGCTCGGCCGCATCGGCACCATGGCCCGCGCGCACGGCCTGCTGGCGGAGGAACGCTGGATGGGTGCGGATCTGCGCTCGGTGATCCTGCAGGAGCTCGAGTCGTTCGACGAGTCGCAGTCGGCGCGCGTCTCCGGCCCGCCGCTGCGGATCCATCCGCGCGGCGCACTGGCCTTCTCGATGGCCGTGCATGAGCTCGGTACCAATGCGACGAAGTACGGTGCACTGTCGGTGCCGCAGGGACGCGTGGCGATCGACTGGGCGCTGGAGGGGCAGGATCAGGATCGCACCCTGATCTTCACGTGGCGGGAGAGCAACGGCCCACGGGTCCAGGAGCCGACGCAGCGCGGCTTCGGCTCGCTTCTGCTTGAGCGCAGCCTGGCCTACGATCTGGACGGCCAGACGGAGATGCAGTTTCACCCGGAGGGAGTGGTCTGCCGGATCACGCTCCCCTGGGACCGCGTGAAACCGGCGATCGCCGCGCCCGGCAGCACGCTGGCGGTCGGGGTCATCCATTGA
- a CDS encoding DUF2333 family protein — protein MLDPILDFLKAVWGRIVAIPAAVSALLRRIFLVGPAVSADGRPRRLRHVWWIGKIVVVLLVVLYIAPLIWHASWVRGFDLGYPNRVLHDPNQSPAGESTTVEQGTGETRTCGRSQIVDMQIDLIDFLVNRNAWVAALPQYKLGFFGVAWEATPFLDNKESFQHGVLYAVRRTAVELSDVIGRARGTSEADRDLQNARGSLQYESEVWWINPFDPDRPFGPVSPSARVYRNAIALYERYNDRLARCQAVLDARADNLRSFLERITSDLGSTADGLAKRSIGSRYDPVLNRFVAGEGNDRGWFDFRADNYFYEALGQMYAYHGILKAAHVDFLDVIESRRLNDVWNRMERNVAEAAALAPLIVANGRRDGFLIPDHLAVMSENVLRARATLSEIADILER, from the coding sequence ATGCTCGATCCGATCCTAGACTTCCTGAAGGCGGTATGGGGCCGGATCGTCGCCATCCCCGCCGCGGTGTCGGCGCTTCTCAGGCGGATCTTCCTGGTCGGCCCGGCGGTGAGCGCGGATGGCAGGCCACGCAGGCTGCGGCATGTCTGGTGGATCGGCAAGATCGTCGTGGTCCTGCTCGTCGTCCTCTACATCGCGCCGCTCATCTGGCATGCGAGCTGGGTCAGGGGGTTCGATCTCGGTTACCCGAACCGGGTGCTGCACGATCCGAACCAGAGCCCGGCCGGCGAATCGACCACCGTCGAGCAGGGCACTGGCGAGACCCGGACCTGCGGCCGCAGCCAGATCGTCGACATGCAGATCGATCTGATCGACTTCCTCGTGAATCGGAATGCCTGGGTTGCGGCGCTTCCCCAGTACAAGCTGGGCTTCTTCGGCGTTGCGTGGGAGGCGACGCCGTTCCTCGACAACAAGGAGTCGTTCCAGCATGGCGTGCTGTACGCCGTGCGCAGGACCGCGGTCGAACTGTCCGACGTGATCGGCCGGGCGCGCGGCACGTCGGAGGCCGATCGCGATCTGCAGAATGCCCGCGGCTCGCTGCAGTATGAATCGGAAGTCTGGTGGATCAACCCGTTCGATCCGGACCGTCCGTTCGGCCCGGTGAGCCCGTCTGCGCGTGTCTATCGGAACGCTATCGCGCTGTATGAGCGTTACAATGACAGGCTGGCGCGCTGTCAGGCGGTGCTCGATGCGCGGGCCGACAATCTGCGCTCGTTCCTGGAGCGGATCACCAGCGATCTCGGCTCGACCGCGGACGGTCTTGCCAAGCGTTCGATCGGCTCACGCTACGACCCGGTGCTCAACCGCTTCGTGGCGGGCGAGGGCAACGACCGCGGGTGGTTCGACTTTCGCGCCGACAATTACTTCTATGAGGCGCTGGGGCAGATGTACGCCTATCACGGCATCCTCAAGGCGGCGCACGTCGATTTTCTCGACGTCATCGAGTCGCGGCGTCTCAATGACGTCTGGAACCGCATGGAGCGCAATGTCGCCGAGGCCGCCGCGCTGGCGCCGCTGATCGTCGCCAACGGCCGACGCGATGGTTTTCTCATTCCCGACCATCTGGCGGTGATGTCGGAGAACGTGCTGCGCGCCCGCGCCACCCTGTCGGAGATCGCCGACATTCTCGAGCGCTGA
- a CDS encoding DUF6638 family protein, which translates to MRELIEHGLMYGGLKRVDEPHLVGRYNKALEALRLAPTALESFHIDATGYSPEIAHERGDEHYLDPRGINRLFILLGPEQHDMPIIRAEFSAEQIVLRRFMQANRMAIETLTLNDAMFGEMENLIYEVEKPADILAIRKVGFDLHSVEGTLEAARRLETTVARFEADPESWRDRALMQEIVDGARHCGDIRRNGIVPAELEFAWPDVTWTSHFGGCYVLRGAGRSFLFGDPARLTPLPAGVQAFALDDETAAIVALDQLDCLEPVNPWWLSSSGIVDHRIAMLVAWILGHAGVADPAAALDERQLPRLIYQHLDLLKQDTRFRVLSELRAALGNARGNRLPLAEGLLVRRALPEHPDVWDLNRLISEFVRFDLVTLFMVNKPRFYEVYATLPPSLRRFAITAIETIYHPSGAHVLRHKQAVRDRFFGTH; encoded by the coding sequence GTGAGGGAACTCATCGAACACGGGTTGATGTATGGCGGTCTGAAGCGCGTTGACGAGCCGCATCTCGTCGGCCGCTACAACAAGGCGCTGGAGGCGCTGCGCCTGGCGCCGACGGCACTGGAGAGCTTCCACATCGATGCGACGGGCTATTCGCCCGAGATCGCGCATGAGCGCGGCGACGAACACTATCTTGATCCGCGCGGCATCAACCGGCTGTTCATCCTGCTGGGCCCCGAGCAGCATGACATGCCGATCATCCGGGCCGAATTTTCAGCCGAGCAGATCGTGCTGCGACGCTTCATGCAGGCCAATCGCATGGCGATCGAGACGCTGACATTGAACGATGCAATGTTCGGGGAGATGGAGAATCTCATCTACGAGGTGGAGAAACCCGCCGACATCCTGGCGATTCGCAAGGTCGGCTTCGATCTCCACTCGGTCGAGGGCACGCTCGAGGCGGCGCGGCGGCTGGAGACCACGGTCGCCCGCTTCGAGGCCGATCCGGAAAGCTGGCGCGACCGCGCCCTCATGCAGGAAATCGTCGACGGGGCCCGCCATTGCGGGGACATCAGACGCAACGGCATCGTCCCCGCCGAGCTCGAGTTCGCGTGGCCTGACGTCACCTGGACCTCGCATTTCGGTGGCTGCTACGTGCTGCGCGGGGCCGGCCGCTCGTTCCTGTTCGGCGATCCCGCCCGCCTGACACCGCTGCCCGCGGGTGTCCAGGCCTTTGCGCTGGACGACGAGACGGCGGCCATCGTGGCGCTCGATCAGCTGGATTGTCTCGAGCCGGTCAACCCGTGGTGGCTGTCCTCGTCCGGCATCGTCGATCACCGCATCGCCATGCTGGTGGCCTGGATTCTCGGCCATGCCGGCGTCGCGGATCCCGCGGCTGCCCTCGACGAGCGGCAATTGCCGCGGCTGATCTACCAGCACCTCGACCTGCTCAAGCAGGATACCCGCTTCCGCGTCCTGTCGGAGCTGCGCGCGGCGCTTGGCAACGCGCGTGGCAATAGGCTGCCGCTCGCCGAGGGACTGCTGGTGCGCCGGGCGCTGCCCGAGCATCCCGACGTCTGGGATCTCAACCGGCTGATCTCGGAATTCGTGCGCTTCGACCTCGTGACGCTGTTCATGGTCAACAAGCCGCGCTTCTATGAGGTCTACGCCACGCTGCCGCCGTCGCTGCGGCGTTTCGCCATCACGGCGATCGAGACGATCTATCATCCGAGCGGCGCGCATGTGCTGCGGCACAAGCAGGCCGTGCGGGACCGGTTCTTCGGGACACATTGA
- a CDS encoding AAA family ATPase: protein MEARSVRVPEERIRDNYAAALGLIRNAEAPDAAATGDGRPTGVARFISPVAPAPGAASAGRRSRVDLEAVLREDESDPLLPPERHAVLFEARRALAVGMAIGEMFVEPLSFLDLGDRNRKGTLHGADLDRFRMLVRAKALVSVFAAAAHMASVQTSGATGEPKSPGDIPLASTSDALGWFVHRLVTAVQGSRSEDLDGRIARVCADVMDAAEATAHSAMGQVLADFGAAAYAVEADSFHVHGFERPGARRRSSIDLQIRKPNEVVGNHIAKSQAMRLARMLTAYDFEARKNPFVELGGFLFTFIGDGNPGTGKTTLIQMTAGLIKEICDIAGYPFHYENFSIDQISEYQGKSGQNCRAFIDRVLDPRSIGFGTIDDVDMVAGKRDDQKASGGQQEVTAVLMEALSGPNTVVRGNCAFGMFSNHPEKVDDALRQRAGARWIVDGPQTREDYIDILHLLLGRNHSIPLGDHDLYAAQELKKMVAGRYQEYSRPREARLMDVWQRVTGGREPASLAEIGAYLHAIKEIEPRFTGRAIKNITDVIKYRAMDFDLPDEWFETPGPFLHQPYDVKLAMVSALRRPITVEMVLQEINRYAGSELRYSHRSDETAIAATVRDMRIREAAIERFKSEAGR from the coding sequence ATGGAAGCCCGATCGGTCAGAGTCCCGGAAGAGCGTATCCGCGACAACTATGCCGCCGCGCTCGGCCTGATCCGGAACGCGGAGGCGCCGGACGCCGCAGCGACCGGGGACGGCAGGCCGACGGGCGTCGCCCGCTTCATCAGCCCGGTGGCGCCGGCGCCGGGTGCGGCATCGGCGGGACGCCGGTCGCGCGTCGATCTCGAGGCGGTGCTACGCGAGGATGAGTCAGATCCGCTGCTGCCGCCGGAGCGGCATGCGGTGCTGTTCGAGGCGCGCCGGGCGCTCGCCGTCGGCATGGCGATCGGCGAGATGTTCGTCGAACCGCTCAGCTTCCTCGATCTCGGCGATCGCAACCGCAAGGGCACCCTGCACGGGGCCGACCTCGACCGCTTCCGGATGCTGGTGCGTGCGAAGGCGCTGGTCTCGGTATTCGCGGCGGCCGCCCACATGGCCTCGGTTCAGACCTCCGGCGCCACCGGCGAGCCGAAGTCGCCCGGCGACATCCCGCTCGCCAGCACGTCCGACGCGCTCGGCTGGTTCGTCCACAGGCTGGTGACGGCGGTGCAGGGGAGCAGGTCCGAGGATCTCGACGGACGGATCGCGCGCGTCTGTGCCGATGTGATGGACGCGGCCGAGGCCACCGCCCACTCGGCGATGGGCCAGGTGCTCGCCGATTTCGGCGCGGCCGCCTATGCGGTGGAGGCCGATTCGTTCCATGTGCATGGCTTCGAGCGGCCGGGTGCCCGTCGCAGGTCGAGCATCGACCTGCAGATCAGGAAGCCGAACGAAGTGGTCGGCAACCACATTGCCAAGTCCCAGGCGATGCGGCTCGCGCGCATGCTGACGGCCTATGACTTCGAAGCCCGCAAGAACCCGTTCGTGGAGCTCGGCGGATTCCTGTTCACGTTCATCGGCGACGGCAATCCGGGGACCGGCAAGACGACGCTGATCCAGATGACGGCGGGCCTCATCAAGGAGATCTGCGACATCGCCGGCTATCCGTTCCACTACGAGAACTTCAGCATCGACCAGATCTCGGAGTATCAGGGCAAATCCGGCCAGAATTGCCGCGCCTTCATCGATCGGGTGCTCGACCCTCGCTCGATCGGCTTCGGTACCATTGATGACGTCGACATGGTGGCTGGCAAGCGCGACGATCAGAAGGCCTCCGGCGGCCAGCAGGAGGTCACAGCCGTGCTGATGGAGGCGCTGTCGGGCCCCAACACGGTGGTGAGGGGCAATTGCGCGTTCGGCATGTTCTCCAACCATCCGGAGAAGGTCGACGACGCGCTGCGTCAGCGCGCCGGGGCGCGCTGGATCGTCGACGGCCCGCAGACGCGCGAGGACTACATCGACATCCTGCACCTGCTGCTCGGCAGGAACCATTCGATCCCGCTCGGCGATCACGATCTCTACGCCGCGCAGGAGTTGAAGAAGATGGTGGCTGGCAGGTACCAGGAGTATTCGCGCCCGCGCGAGGCCAGGCTGATGGATGTCTGGCAGCGGGTCACCGGCGGTCGGGAACCGGCGAGCCTCGCCGAGATCGGCGCCTATCTGCACGCCATCAAGGAGATCGAGCCGCGCTTCACGGGCCGCGCGATCAAGAACATCACGGACGTGATCAAGTACCGGGCGATGGATTTCGACCTGCCCGACGAATGGTTCGAGACGCCCGGCCCGTTCCTGCACCAGCCTTACGACGTCAAGCTCGCCATGGTGTCGGCGCTGCGCCGGCCGATCACGGTGGAGATGGTCCTGCAGGAGATCAACCGCTACGCCGGCAGCGAGCTGCGCTATTCGCACAGGTCCGATGAGACCGCGATCGCTGCGACGGTGCGCGACATGCGCATCCGCGAGGCGGCCATCGAACGCTTCAAGAGCGAGGCCGGACGGTGA
- a CDS encoding acyl-CoA dehydrogenase family protein, which translates to MMPAARVDAPDLAALLKEAADAAERLLARARSAVAASVSEDGRLAPARLEVEQHAAHGLAWLATYAVALRQLAGYAGRMIAAGRFGETEELLVRIGAGEYLAQISGGIPMSQGEFVRPVDLGLGEAEVAAFLGEAVRTLLRSGNTAANRARLVELMRAAGPGTVGDPGLDETLEAMRAEMRRFAESEVVPHAHRWHLANEYIPMEVVERVAELGVFGLTIPEAYGGLGLGKESMCVVSEELSRGWIAVGSLGTRSEIAAELILTGGTEDQKARWLPRIASGEILPTAVFTEPNTGSDLASLKTRAVRDGDVYKVTGQKTWITHPVRADLMTLLVRTNPDEKGYKGLSMLLAEKPRGSDADPFPAAGMSGGEIEVLGYRGMKEYDISFDGFEVKAENLLGGEEGQGFKQLMQTFESARIQTAARAIGVAQSAMELGLQYALDRIQFGKPTVSFPRVADKLAMMAAEILITRQLTYFAAREKDAGRRCDVEAGMAKLLGARVAWAAADNAVQIHGGNGFALEYPVSRVLCDARILNIFEGAAEIQAQVIARRLLDGGN; encoded by the coding sequence ATGATGCCCGCCGCCCGCGTCGATGCACCCGATCTCGCAGCCCTGCTCAAGGAGGCCGCCGACGCGGCCGAACGGCTGCTTGCCCGCGCCCGCTCCGCTGTGGCCGCGAGCGTCAGCGAGGACGGGCGGCTTGCGCCTGCGCGGCTGGAGGTCGAGCAGCATGCCGCGCACGGTCTGGCGTGGCTGGCCACGTACGCAGTGGCACTGCGGCAACTCGCCGGCTATGCCGGCCGGATGATCGCCGCCGGCCGCTTCGGCGAGACCGAAGAATTGCTGGTGCGCATCGGGGCGGGCGAGTATCTCGCTCAGATTTCCGGCGGCATTCCGATGAGCCAGGGAGAGTTTGTCCGCCCCGTCGATCTCGGGCTTGGCGAGGCCGAGGTTGCTGCCTTCCTTGGCGAGGCCGTGCGTACGCTCCTGCGCTCGGGTAACACCGCGGCGAATCGTGCCCGTCTGGTGGAGCTGATGCGTGCGGCGGGGCCGGGCACGGTCGGCGATCCGGGCCTCGACGAGACACTGGAGGCGATGCGCGCCGAGATGCGGCGCTTCGCGGAGTCCGAGGTCGTGCCGCACGCCCACCGCTGGCATCTCGCCAACGAATACATTCCGATGGAGGTGGTCGAACGCGTCGCCGAACTGGGCGTGTTCGGATTGACCATTCCCGAGGCCTATGGCGGGCTTGGCCTCGGCAAGGAGTCGATGTGCGTCGTCTCCGAGGAACTGTCGCGCGGCTGGATCGCGGTCGGTTCGCTCGGAACCCGTTCCGAGATCGCGGCCGAACTCATTCTCACCGGCGGCACCGAGGACCAGAAGGCGCGCTGGCTGCCGCGGATCGCCTCTGGCGAGATCCTGCCGACGGCCGTGTTCACCGAGCCGAACACCGGATCCGATCTTGCATCGCTGAAGACGCGGGCGGTGCGCGACGGCGATGTCTATAAGGTCACCGGCCAGAAGACCTGGATCACCCATCCCGTCCGCGCCGACCTGATGACGCTGCTGGTGCGCACCAACCCCGATGAGAAGGGCTACAAGGGTCTGTCGATGCTGCTCGCCGAGAAGCCGCGCGGCAGCGATGCGGATCCGTTCCCGGCCGCGGGCATGAGCGGCGGCGAGATCGAGGTGCTCGGCTACCGCGGCATGAAGGAGTACGACATCTCGTTCGACGGGTTCGAGGTCAAGGCGGAGAACCTGCTCGGCGGCGAGGAGGGGCAGGGTTTCAAGCAGCTCATGCAGACCTTCGAATCCGCCCGCATCCAGACGGCGGCCCGCGCGATCGGTGTCGCCCAGTCGGCGATGGAGCTGGGACTGCAATATGCGCTCGACCGCATCCAGTTCGGCAAGCCGACCGTCTCCTTCCCGCGCGTTGCCGACAAGCTCGCGATGATGGCGGCGGAAATCCTGATCACCCGCCAACTCACCTATTTCGCCGCGCGCGAGAAGGATGCCGGCCGGCGTTGCGATGTCGAGGCGGGCATGGCGAAGCTGCTGGGAGCCCGCGTCGCCTGGGCTGCGGCTGACAATGCCGTGCAGATCCACGGCGGCAACGGCTTTGCGCTCGAATACCCGGTCAGCCGCGTGCTGTGCGATGCCCGCATCCTGAACATCTTCGAGGGCGCCGCCGAGATCCAGGCCCAGGTGATCGCCCGACGGCTGCTGGACGGGGGGAATTGA
- a CDS encoding DMT family transporter, which produces MDPLPPPRRSMPVAALLPGSFVLLWSTGFIGARMGVPHADPLTFLFLRFLIAGGILFAVALTLRSTWPRDRAALSATLAVGVLIHGVYLGGVFWAIARGMPAGVAALIVALQPLMTAILAAPLLGERVGRAHWFGLGIGLAGLALVIGPKLEWTGTGITVATVGACVLSVLAIVLGSILQKAKGGATDLASGTCLQYAGGAVVVGIAAVASEPMRIDWTPQFVFALGWLVVVLSLGAVLIYYVLIRRGAVARLATLFYLVPPVTAVVAWALFGETLTPLQLVGMAVTVGGVAIATR; this is translated from the coding sequence ATGGACCCGCTGCCGCCTCCCCGCCGGTCGATGCCTGTCGCCGCGTTGCTTCCAGGTAGCTTCGTCCTGCTGTGGTCCACCGGGTTCATCGGTGCGCGCATGGGAGTGCCCCATGCCGATCCGCTGACCTTCCTGTTCCTTCGGTTCCTGATCGCAGGCGGCATCCTGTTCGCCGTCGCGCTGACGCTCCGCTCCACCTGGCCGAGGGACAGGGCGGCGCTCAGCGCGACGCTGGCGGTCGGGGTGCTGATCCACGGCGTCTATCTCGGCGGCGTCTTCTGGGCAATCGCCCGCGGCATGCCGGCAGGCGTTGCCGCGCTGATCGTGGCGCTGCAACCGCTGATGACCGCGATCCTTGCCGCGCCGCTTCTGGGCGAGCGCGTCGGCAGGGCGCACTGGTTCGGGCTCGGCATCGGGCTGGCCGGGCTGGCCCTGGTGATCGGCCCGAAGCTCGAATGGACGGGGACCGGCATCACGGTGGCCACCGTTGGTGCCTGTGTCCTCTCGGTGCTGGCAATCGTGCTCGGGTCGATCCTGCAGAAGGCGAAGGGCGGCGCCACGGACCTCGCCTCGGGCACCTGCCTGCAATATGCCGGCGGCGCGGTCGTGGTCGGCATCGCGGCTGTCGCGAGCGAGCCGATGCGCATCGACTGGACCCCCCAGTTCGTGTTTGCCCTGGGCTGGCTGGTTGTCGTGCTTTCGCTCGGCGCGGTGCTGATCTACTACGTGCTGATCCGCCGCGGCGCGGTGGCGCGGCTGGCGACGCTGTTCTACCTGGTGCCCCCTGTCACTGCCGTCGTCGCCTGGGCGCTGTTCGGCGAGACACTGACCCCGCTGCAGCTGGTCGGCATGGCGGTCACGGTCGGCGGCGTCGCCATCGCGACCCGGTGA
- a CDS encoding YihY/virulence factor BrkB family protein encodes MDSPQSAPSETGSPVRRFLHLRATRKRAWWLSKAVYAAAESFLMEDGLYMASALAFSLLLAIFPFVIFLTALTGFIGGEQLAAWLTGELFDAFPDQVAETLQPEIERVVRDAGGGLLTFGLAITLISVSSAVETVRGGLNRAYRLTETRSVIRTRIESIAFVIVATVVLVFVAFVAVVLPIAYQALAVRMPVVPLPLATFAVLREAILAVVLGALLYALHRLLPCHGRPRPALWPGILVTLALWGLGGRAFSWYLASFADYARIYAGLAGIVAALIFFYVAAVILLFAGSFNRAIDDARLRRVRPPAAGQTA; translated from the coding sequence ATGGATTCGCCGCAGTCCGCCCCTTCCGAGACCGGCTCGCCGGTCCGCAGGTTCCTGCATCTGCGGGCCACGAGAAAACGCGCCTGGTGGCTGTCGAAGGCGGTCTATGCCGCTGCCGAGAGCTTCCTGATGGAGGACGGTCTCTACATGGCGAGCGCCCTCGCCTTCTCGCTGCTGCTGGCGATCTTTCCGTTCGTGATCTTCCTGACCGCGCTGACCGGCTTCATTGGCGGCGAGCAGTTGGCGGCCTGGCTGACCGGGGAATTGTTCGACGCCTTCCCCGACCAGGTGGCGGAAACGCTGCAACCTGAGATCGAGCGCGTAGTGCGCGACGCGGGCGGCGGGCTTCTCACCTTCGGTCTCGCGATCACGCTGATCAGCGTGTCCAGCGCGGTCGAGACCGTACGCGGTGGTCTCAACCGCGCCTACCGGCTGACCGAGACCCGTTCCGTGATCCGCACCAGGATCGAGAGCATCGCCTTCGTCATCGTGGCGACCGTCGTGCTGGTCTTCGTCGCCTTCGTCGCCGTCGTGCTGCCGATTGCCTACCAGGCTCTGGCGGTCAGGATGCCGGTCGTACCGCTGCCGCTCGCCACCTTTGCCGTGCTGCGCGAGGCGATTCTGGCGGTCGTGCTGGGTGCGCTGCTCTATGCGCTGCATCGGCTGCTGCCCTGCCACGGCCGGCCACGCCCGGCTCTCTGGCCGGGCATTCTGGTGACACTGGCGCTGTGGGGTCTCGGCGGACGCGCCTTCTCCTGGTATCTCGCCAGCTTCGCCGACTACGCCCGCATCTACGCCGGCCTCGCAGGCATCGTCGCGGCGCTGATCTTCTTCTACGTGGCGGCCGTCATTCTCCTGTTCGCCGGCTCGTTCAACCGCGCGATCGACGATGCCAGGCTCCGGCGCGTGCGGCCGCCGGCTGCCGGCCAGACGGCGTGA
- a CDS encoding GlsB/YeaQ/YmgE family stress response membrane protein: MTIQSLIVLLIIGAIAGWLAGLIMQGRGFGLIGNIVVGVVGALIGGFVFGQLGIAMGGWIRDIIGATLGAVILLFIIGLVKKA; encoded by the coding sequence ATCACCATTCAGTCGCTCATCGTGCTGCTCATCATCGGCGCCATCGCCGGTTGGCTGGCCGGGCTCATCATGCAGGGCCGCGGCTTCGGCCTCATCGGCAACATCGTGGTCGGCGTCGTCGGCGCGCTGATCGGCGGCTTCGTGTTCGGCCAGCTCGGCATCGCGATGGGCGGCTGGATCCGCGACATCATCGGCGCAACCCTTGGCGCGGTCATCCTGCTGTTCATCATCGGGCTGGTGAAGAAGGCCTGA